In Scleropages formosus chromosome 18, fSclFor1.1, whole genome shotgun sequence, one DNA window encodes the following:
- the LOC108923637 gene encoding GTPase IMAP family member 4-like: MALCKDTGGKYDKAGVLKVRDHSKCPQTRIVLVGKTGVGKSAVGNTILDRQDFTSILSNASVTTQCQKVYGLVNDRHVAVVDTPGLFDTEKPNEEIQKEIVKCIQVSCPGPHAFLLVMQLNRFTDEERKCVEALQEIFGEESRKYMIILFTRGDDLQGQSIHDFVQRAHPALKEVINKCGGRYHVFNNRAMFNRAQVVALLDMIEKMMALNGGSFYTQEMYEEAEAKIREKEEEMKREIRAKQKCHREAMEKERMEKVRELEGKLRASVEAEIEKRVDAMREQYEKELRETRDKAAMAELNLTFGEKLKQKVIKAFKIARH, from the exons ATGGCTCTCTGCAAAGATACCg GTGGAAAGTATGATAAAGCAGGTGTTCTTAAGGTTAGAGACCACTCTAAATGCCCCCAGACAAGGATTGTTCTGGTGGGTAAAACAGGAGTGGGGAAAAGTGCTGTTGGCAACACCATCCTGGATAGGCAAGACTTCACATCTATACTCAGCAACGCATCAGTCACCACCCAGTGCCAGAAGGTGTATGGACTGGTCAATGACAGACATGTCGCAGTGGTCGACACCCCAGGCCTGTTTGACACCGAAAAGCCCAATGAGGAAATCCAGAAAGAGATAGTGAAGTGCATTCAGGTCTCCTGTCCAGGTCCCCACGCCTTCCTCCTGGTGATGCAGCTCAACAGATTCACTGATGAGGAGAGGAAGTGTGTTGAAGCCCTTCAGGAGATCTTTGGAGAAGAGTCCAGAAAATACATGATCATCCTGTTCACCCGTGGAGACGACCTTCAAGGTCAGTCCATTCATGACTTTGTCCAGAGGGCCCATCCTGCTCTGAAAGAGGTGATCAACAAGTGTGGAGGCAGATACCACGTCTTCAACAACAGAGCCATGTTCAATAGAGCCCAAGTGGTAGCACTGTTGGACATGATTGAGAAGATGATGGCACTGAATGGAGGCAGCTTCTACACCCAGGAGATGTATGAGGAAGCTGAGGCTAAAAtcagggagaaggaggaggagatgaagagggagatcagagcaaaacaaaaatgtcacagagaagccatggagaaggagaggatGGAGAAAGTCAGGGAGCTAGAGGGGAAGCTGAGAGCTTCTGTTGAAGCTGAGATTGAGAAGCGAGTGGATGCCATGAGGGAACAATATGAGAAGGAGCTGAGGGAGACCCGGGACAAAGCAGCAATGGCCGAACTAAACCTGACCTTTGGAgagaaactgaaacaaaaagtcATAAAGGCCTTCAAGATTGCCAGGCACTGA
- the LOC108923645 gene encoding GTPase IMAP family member 8-like codes for MMTDGKDHDITLVLLGRRGSGKSSCGNTILGSEVFQSFLSTTAVTTECAKHSTHIQGRKVTVIDTPDFFGDFLPDPDFHVKKCISMVGQESSVFLLVIQLGLLTVEEKKTVKQIKRTFGKIAKRSIIIVFSYGDQLQVPIRDYLKKKQPQLKDIVSECGKRYHVFNNTDTSSDTQVIELLEKIDSMLADGKTASKRHKSKAEESGHKFYFNSPGKKVECERKSTDLKDSSFSENMEAAMLQDRRSNSDIPEAQKNVNEVQYGNSVKEKMVEGRRCDPAEAKGSNRYVSLSMCTTSIKYRAHEMIKSSSKANRVTHEVKLVLLGRRGSGKSSCGNTILGAKVFQSFLSTTPVTRECEEHSTHIQGRKVTVIDTPDFFDDFLPDPDFHVKKCISMVGQESSVFLLVIQLGRFTEGEKKIVTQIQEVFGFSIMQNMIVLFSYGDDLEGVIIEDFLKQTQPELRDLVEKCGNRYHVFNNRDTSSDTQVMDLLGKTEEMLENEGTQIFFSVHRPADMKLVLLGRRGSGKSSCGNTILGAKVFQSFLSTTPVTRECEEHSTHIQGRKVTVIDTPDFFGDFLPDPDFHVKKCISMVGQESSVFLLVIQLGRFTEGEKKIVTQIQEVFSVSVTQNMIVLFSYGDDLEGVTTEDFLKHAQPELRTLVEKCGNRYHVFNNRDTSSDTQVTELLQKVNCMLNRPKEVSLKEINQIRTNSSTCAFNANDRIRDEKRYIPETQETSIAVQDFSHVVNKMDIEETSSTVPEIKRRPTDVQKHKEEYQLATAPNMMTA; via the exons ATGATGACAG ACGGAAAGGATCATGATATTACACTGGTTCTACTGGGCAGGAGAGGGTCAGGGAAGAGCTCCTGTGGAAACACCATACTGGGCAGCGAGGTGTTCCAGTCATTCTTGAGCACCACAGCAGTGACCACAGAGTGTGcgaaacacagcacacacatccAGGGGAGAAAGGTCACTGTCATCGACACCCCAgacttctttggtgacttccTTCCTGATCCTGATTTCCACGTGAAGAAATGTATCTCCATGGTAGGACAAGAGTCCAGTGTTTTCCTCTTGGTCATACAGCTGGGTCTGCTTACagtggaagaaaagaaaaccgTCAAGCAGATCAAACGTACTTTCGGTAAAATTGCTAAACGGAGCATAATAATCGTGTTCAGTTATGGAGACCAACTTCAGGTTCCCATTAGGGACTATCTGAAGAAAAAGCAGCCCCAACTGAAAGATATTGTGAGTGAATGTGGTAAAAGGTACCATGTGTTCAACAACACTGACACCAGTAGTGACACACAGGTCATCGAACTGCTGGAGAAGATAGACAGCATGTTGGCTGATGGCAAGACAGCATCCAAAAGACACAAATCAAAGGCAGAAGAAAGTGGCCACAAATTTTACTTCAACTCTCCAGGCAAAAAGGTagaatgtgaaagaaaaagtaCAGATTTAAAAGATTCCTCTTTTTCTGAGAATATGGAAGCTGCAATGCTACAAGATAGAAGAAGCAATTCAGATATAccagaagcacaaaaaaatgtaaacgagGTCCAGTATGGTAACAGCGTGAAGGAAAAGATGGTAGAAGGCAGAAGATGTGACCCTGCAGAGGCAAAGGGGAGTAACAGGTATGTCAGTCTGTCAATGTGCACAACCAGCATCAAATACAGAGCACATGAGATGATCAAAAGCAGCTCAAAAGCAAACAGAGTAACACATGAAGTGAAACTGGTTCTACTGGGCAGGAGAGGGTCAGGGAAGAGCTCCTGTGGAAACACCATTCTGGGCGCCAAGGTGTTCCAGTCATTCCTGAGCACCACACCAGTGACCAGGGAGTGTGaggaacacagcacacacatccAGGGGCGAAAGGTCACTGTCATCGACACCCCAGACTTCTTTGATGACTTCCTTCCTGATCCTGATTTCCACGTGAAGAAATGTATCTCCATGGTAGGACAAGAGTCCAGTGTTTTCCTCTTGGTCATACAGTTGGGTCGCTTCACAGAAGGAGAGAAGAAGATAGTGACACAGATACAAGAAGTCTTTGGCTTCAGCATCATGCAGAACATGATTGTTCTGTTCAGTTACGGAGATGACCTGGAGGGTGTTATCATTGAGGACTTTTTGAAACAGACTCAACCAGAGCTGAGGGACCTAGTAGAGAAATGTGGGAATAGGTACCATGTATTTAATAACAGAGACACCAGTAGTGACACACAGGTGATGGATCTCCTGGGAAAGACTGAGGAGATGCTGGAAAATGAAGGAACTCAA atttttttttcagtccatAGACCTGCAGACATGAAACTGGTTCTACTGGGCAGGAGAGGGTCAGGGAAGAGCTCCTGTGGAAACACCATTCTGGGCGCCAAGGTGTTCCAGTCATTCCTGAGCACCACACCAGTGACCAGGGAGTGTGaggaacacagcacacacatccAGGGGCGAAAGGTCACTGTCATCGACACCCCAgacttctttggtgacttccTTCCTGATCCTGATTTCCACGTGAAGAAATGTATCTCCATGGTAGGACAAGAGTCCAGTGTTTTCCTCTTGGTCATACAGTTGGGTCGCTTCACAGAAGGGGAGAAGAAGATAGTGACACAGATACAAGAAGTCTTCAGTGTCAGTGTTACACAGAACATGATTGTTCTGTTCAGTTACGGAGATGACCTGGAGGGTGTTACCACTGAGGACTTTTTGAAACATGCTCAACCAGAGCTGAGGACCCTGGTGGAGAAATGTGGGAACAGGTACCATGTATTTAATAACAGAGACACCAGTAGTGACACACAGGTGACAGAACTTCTCCAGAAGGTCAACTGCATGCTGAATAGACCAAAAGAGGTGTCACTGAAAGAGATAAACCAAATTCGTACGAATTCCTCCACCTGTGCTTTCAACGCAAATGATAGAATCAGGGATGAGAAAAGATacatcccagaaacacaggagaCCTCTATCGCTGTTCAGGACTTTAGCCATGTTGTCAACAAGATGGATATTGAGGAAACATCTTCTACCGTTCCAGAAATTAAAAGAAGACCCACAGAT GTCcagaaacacaaagaagaaTACCAACTGGCCACGGCTCCAAATATGATGACAGCGTAA